A part of Chloroflexota bacterium genomic DNA contains:
- a CDS encoding prolyl oligopeptidase family serine peptidase, whose protein sequence is MYKIESFLSARLFIYPESVGEKIFFISNLSGHLSLYSMEKSGSVPQPLLPPQIALQNPHLIGNSFKVFPKLGKILVMIDNDGDEDYKPMLIPIEGGYPEPAFDSFYADHHFFLLKSDPDENLIYLHAASNKEAMNYALRVNLTTGEIAKLHASAYGAHVAAVNADHSKIALLEGYTVGDHVLSLWEKGEIRPLYGTPLEERQPGTAYPLTGLGYGYFVNEESGLLISSTLFEDTGDLCYIALDNPNQAQPVKIGDTVHKGVGELENFQHIKGNRFLLGYNIDGADWVYEGRFDFSAMRIKLEKVLLGHSHISNGVLEHLSYEKATQSYALSYSTATSPTQVYTIDGNSYATIQHTQERTLGIPETLLSPGEDASFTSFDGLRASARLYLPNETLGFEAPYPLVYYVHGGPQAQERPDFAWFSMPLIQFLTLNGFAVFVPNVRGSTGYGLEYTKKVDRDWGGDDRLDHVHAMTKVLPNDPRLDTKRAAVVGRSYGGYMTLTLAARHPELWAASCDMFGPYDLLTFGERIPETWKPYFKIALGDPDIPEERALLVERSPRTYIENLGAPMLVIQGKNDPRVVEQESCDLVEHLRSIGKEIEYLMFENEGHDVLKFENRVICYNTITDFFKKHI, encoded by the coding sequence ATGTACAAAATCGAATCGTTTCTCTCAGCACGTCTCTTCATTTACCCTGAAAGCGTCGGGGAGAAAATCTTCTTCATCAGCAATCTCAGCGGGCACCTCAGCCTGTACAGCATGGAGAAAAGCGGCAGCGTCCCGCAGCCCTTGCTGCCACCGCAAATCGCCCTGCAAAACCCGCATCTCATCGGAAATAGCTTCAAGGTGTTCCCAAAACTGGGGAAAATTCTGGTGATGATTGACAATGACGGCGACGAAGACTACAAGCCTATGCTGATCCCAATTGAAGGCGGATACCCTGAACCGGCGTTTGACTCGTTCTACGCGGATCATCATTTCTTCTTGCTGAAAAGCGACCCCGATGAAAATCTGATCTATCTCCATGCGGCCAGCAACAAAGAGGCCATGAACTACGCCCTGCGGGTTAATCTCACCACCGGAGAAATTGCCAAACTGCACGCCAGCGCCTACGGAGCGCATGTGGCCGCGGTCAATGCCGACCACAGCAAAATCGCCCTGCTCGAGGGGTATACCGTCGGCGATCATGTGCTCTCTCTGTGGGAGAAAGGCGAAATTCGCCCGCTTTATGGCACACCGCTCGAAGAACGCCAGCCGGGCACCGCGTACCCACTCACGGGTCTGGGCTACGGATATTTCGTCAATGAGGAAAGCGGCCTGTTAATTTCGTCCACGCTTTTTGAAGACACGGGCGATTTATGCTATATCGCCCTCGACAACCCCAATCAGGCTCAACCGGTGAAGATTGGGGACACTGTTCATAAAGGCGTGGGCGAGTTAGAAAATTTCCAACACATCAAGGGAAATCGCTTCTTGCTGGGCTATAATATCGATGGTGCCGATTGGGTGTATGAAGGCCGTTTCGATTTTTCTGCAATGCGTATTAAACTTGAAAAAGTACTCCTCGGGCATAGCCATATCAGTAATGGTGTACTGGAACATCTCAGCTACGAAAAGGCCACCCAGAGCTACGCGCTCTCATACTCTACAGCTACCTCACCAACCCAAGTTTACACCATCGACGGCAACTCCTACGCGACCATCCAGCATACCCAGGAGCGCACACTGGGCATTCCCGAAACGCTGCTCTCCCCCGGCGAAGATGCTTCGTTCACTTCCTTTGATGGGCTGCGCGCTTCAGCACGTCTCTACCTGCCCAACGAAACCTTAGGGTTTGAAGCCCCCTACCCGCTGGTCTATTATGTCCACGGGGGGCCGCAAGCCCAGGAGCGCCCCGATTTTGCCTGGTTCTCTATGCCATTGATCCAGTTTCTTACGCTGAACGGATTCGCGGTTTTCGTCCCCAATGTGCGCGGCTCTACAGGCTATGGCCTGGAATATACTAAAAAAGTGGATCGCGACTGGGGCGGCGACGATCGTCTCGACCACGTCCACGCGATGACAAAAGTGCTGCCCAATGACCCGCGGCTGGATACCAAACGCGCCGCGGTGGTAGGTCGTTCCTATGGGGGTTATATGACCCTCACTTTAGCGGCACGCCACCCCGAGCTTTGGGCCGCATCCTGCGATATGTTCGGGCCGTATGACCTGCTGACTTTCGGCGAGCGCATCCCTGAAACCTGGAAGCCTTATTTCAAAATCGCGCTGGGTGATCCCGATATCCCCGAAGAGCGCGCATTACTGGTGGAGCGCTCACCGCGCACGTATATTGAAAATCTGGGCGCGCCGATGTTGGTGATCCAGGGCAAGAACGACCCGCGCGTTGTTGAACAAGAATCGTGCGATCTGGTTGAACATTTGCGCTCGATAGGCAAAGAAATTGAATATTTGATGTTCGAAAATGAAGGCCACGATGTGCTCAAATTTGAGAACCGCGTGATTTGCTATAACACAATCACGGATTTTTTCAAAAAACACATATAA
- a CDS encoding CoA pyrophosphatase, whose amino-acid sequence MQLTQTQIEQSLAKALDPSLPPENPYPHGLQTAPPTPAAVLMPLFCTEQGWHVLLIRRSLHPQDRHGGQVAFPGGRCDPNDPDIENAALREAHEEVGLRRQDVQILGRLRDMLTITNYRVTPIVGVMPWPYDVRPQPEEVSRIFSIPLDWLADPTNRNAQVRQIQQQGKPIPVIYFSDYDGEMLWGASARMMVLLLEALGLATPEERYN is encoded by the coding sequence ATGCAACTCACCCAAACTCAAATCGAACAAAGCCTGGCAAAGGCGCTGGACCCCAGCTTGCCCCCTGAAAACCCCTATCCACATGGGTTACAAACTGCCCCCCCAACACCGGCGGCGGTTTTAATGCCCTTGTTTTGCACAGAACAGGGCTGGCATGTACTCCTGATTCGACGATCATTGCACCCCCAGGATCGCCACGGAGGCCAGGTGGCTTTCCCTGGCGGACGCTGCGACCCCAATGATCCGGATATTGAAAACGCGGCTCTCCGTGAAGCTCATGAAGAAGTGGGCTTGCGGCGTCAAGATGTTCAAATTTTAGGCCGCCTGCGAGATATGCTCACCATCACCAACTATCGCGTCACGCCCATCGTCGGGGTAATGCCCTGGCCGTATGACGTGCGTCCACAGCCCGAGGAAGTTAGCCGCATTTTTTCGATTCCGCTGGATTGGCTCGCCGACCCGACCAACCGCAATGCACAGGTGCGTCAGATTCAGCAACAAGGCAAACCAATCCCGGTGATTTATTTTTCGGATTATGATGGGGAAATGTTGTGGGGAGCCAGCGCGCGGATGATGGTGCTGCTCCTGGAAGCTCTGGGGTTAGCGACCCCCGAGGAACGCTACAACTAA
- a CDS encoding 50S ribosomal protein L25 yields MSEQIVLEATRRELIGKQVKQLRREGKLPAVVYGYGVDSTPILLDLRETSRILKNTSVSTLINLKVDDAEHNVLVREVQKGILSRAITHIDFQAIAMNVLVRTQVPLVVLSDDVPAVNDFDAMLNIGVDSIEIECLPRNLPDQIEVDASVLLSIGDSITVADLVLPEGVAVMDDPETMLVFASSQQTLEEPEEEVDEFGDELVEGEPEVLEKGKGDEEAEE; encoded by the coding sequence ATGTCTGAACAAATTGTATTAGAAGCCACTCGTCGAGAATTGATCGGCAAGCAGGTGAAGCAGTTGCGCCGTGAAGGTAAGCTGCCCGCTGTCGTTTACGGCTATGGCGTAGATTCGACCCCTATCTTGCTCGACTTGCGCGAAACAAGCCGTATCCTGAAGAACACCAGTGTATCCACACTCATCAATCTCAAAGTGGATGATGCAGAACACAACGTGCTGGTACGTGAAGTTCAAAAAGGTATTCTCAGCCGCGCGATCACGCATATTGATTTCCAGGCGATTGCCATGAATGTCCTCGTCCGCACGCAAGTTCCATTGGTCGTGCTTTCCGATGATGTCCCGGCGGTGAATGATTTTGATGCCATGCTGAATATCGGCGTTGATTCAATCGAAATCGAATGTTTGCCTCGAAATTTGCCCGACCAAATTGAAGTAGACGCCTCAGTTCTCCTAAGTATTGGCGATAGCATTACCGTTGCCGACCTCGTGCTGCCCGAAGGTGTCGCCGTCATGGACGATCCCGAAACGATGCTGGTATTTGCATCTTCACAGCAGACCCTTGAGGAGCCGGAAGAGGAAGTTGACGAATTTGGCGATGAACTCGTTGAAGGCGAACCCGAAGTCCTTGAAAAAGGTAAGGGCGACGAAGAAGCCGAAGAGTAA
- a CDS encoding twin-arginine translocase TatA/TatE family subunit: MNLGPTELIIILIIVILLFGVGRIGKIAGELGGGIRAFRKGLQADDGAEENSAEKEEPKA, encoded by the coding sequence ATGAACTTAGGTCCCACAGAACTGATTATTATATTAATAATCGTCATTTTACTCTTCGGCGTTGGCCGCATTGGAAAAATCGCCGGTGAACTTGGTGGCGGCATCCGTGCGTTTCGCAAAGGGCTACAAGCCGATGATGGCGCTGAAGAAAACAGCGCCGAAAAAGAAGAACCCAAAGCCTGA
- the modA gene encoding molybdate ABC transporter substrate-binding protein: MNPRLVCFSLMIWGAAIFTACQPAPASQRLTIAAAASLNNAFNEIGSAFTAQTGIPVTFSYAATGTLAEQIRNGAPFDIFAAADTTRIHELATQGFITSESQVVFAYGEVSLVIAPDSGMDIQSLNDLSSNPIDRFTIANPKIAPYGSAAQAILENAGLWTQLEEQLVFGESVRQSLQYIESGEIPAGILPNSLLQNSTLTIISLDRARYEPVAHGAGILAESPNTPQADQFIQFLFSPQGQAILAQHGLTPISTP, encoded by the coding sequence ATGAATCCCCGTTTAGTGTGCTTTTCTCTGATGATTTGGGGTGCGGCGATTTTCACGGCCTGCCAACCTGCGCCTGCATCGCAGAGGCTTACTATTGCCGCGGCAGCCAGCCTGAATAATGCCTTCAACGAAATCGGCAGCGCTTTTACTGCTCAAACCGGCATCCCGGTAACATTTTCCTACGCCGCCACAGGAACTTTGGCTGAACAAATTCGCAACGGCGCGCCGTTTGATATTTTCGCCGCCGCCGATACAACCCGCATCCACGAACTGGCTACGCAGGGTTTCATCACATCGGAAAGTCAAGTTGTCTTTGCTTACGGCGAGGTCAGCCTGGTCATCGCCCCAGATAGCGGCATGGATATCCAGTCGTTAAATGACCTCAGCAGTAATCCCATTGATCGCTTCACAATCGCTAACCCCAAGATCGCGCCTTATGGAAGCGCGGCCCAAGCTATACTTGAAAATGCCGGACTATGGACGCAGCTCGAAGAGCAGCTCGTTTTTGGCGAAAGCGTGCGGCAGTCGTTACAATATATTGAGAGCGGCGAAATTCCGGCGGGCATCCTGCCCAACTCACTATTGCAAAATTCCACGCTGACGATTATCTCTCTTGACAGGGCACGATACGAGCCTGTCGCTCATGGAGCAGGTATCCTCGCGGAAAGCCCAAATACTCCGCAAGCCGACCAATTTATCCAATTTCTATTCAGCCCACAGGGCCAGGCAATCCTCGCCCAACACGGCCTGACCCCCATTTCAACACCTTGA
- the modB gene encoding molybdate ABC transporter permease subunit, with protein sequence MPLLLSLRVAALSALLAAIGGITLASLLAHKQGLFWHLIDGIINLPLVLPPTVLGYYLLITLSQRSTLGSWLGNLGIHLTFTWGGAVVAASIVALPLVTQSARAAIESVPSELLDVARTLGRAPLAIFLTITLPLAWRGVLAGIVLAFARALGEFGATLMIAGNIPGQTQTLPIAIYDAVQAGETDRANQLSLLLTSAAIVLLVSIRLLTNRISART encoded by the coding sequence ATGCCTCTGCTACTCTCCTTACGCGTTGCTGCACTGTCTGCCCTGCTCGCTGCCATTGGCGGCATTACACTGGCATCCCTTCTGGCGCACAAACAGGGTCTGTTCTGGCATCTAATCGATGGGATAATCAACCTTCCATTAGTACTACCGCCAACAGTTTTGGGCTATTACCTGCTGATTACCCTCAGCCAGCGTTCTACCCTGGGTAGTTGGCTCGGCAACCTTGGCATCCATTTAACATTTACCTGGGGTGGCGCCGTGGTAGCCGCCAGCATCGTTGCCCTACCACTGGTGACGCAATCGGCGCGGGCAGCGATTGAATCTGTTCCATCCGAACTATTGGATGTCGCCCGCACACTGGGACGCGCCCCCCTCGCCATTTTTCTAACGATTACCCTGCCACTGGCATGGCGCGGCGTACTGGCAGGAATTGTGCTGGCCTTTGCCCGCGCTCTGGGTGAATTTGGCGCCACATTGATGATCGCCGGGAACATCCCCGGTCAGACGCAAACATTGCCCATCGCCATCTATGATGCCGTGCAAGCCGGAGAAACTGATCGGGCAAATCAGCTCTCGCTGTTGCTCACTAGCGCAGCAATTGTATTGCTAGTCAGTATTCGCCTGCTAACAAATCGTATCTCAGCCCGAACATAA
- a CDS encoding ATP-binding cassette domain-containing protein, whose translation MKPHKLAVTIDLMVENFHLQANFQAQDEIIAIFGPSGAGKSTILRAIAGLITPQQGIIRLGQRTLFDAQQNINLPPQKRNLGYVPQNYALFPHLSIAENIAYGLLPHPRHARHQRAHELLELMQLADFAHRRPGELSGGQQQRVALARALAPNPAILLMDEPLAAIEESLRQKLRAELRTIPQRFNVPILLVTHNLSEANSLASQLVILDQGKMCQAGPKDEIMQRPTSPATARIVGMNNILPMRILDAKTLQWGAYNLEVFPAPQAGQRNATPEVGIRPEAIRLLKADSGQENTLPARILDDEDFGPEHRLSVRVPDQKPDLEIRISTPKLARLGLNPGDKAYIQIDPASIHIFP comes from the coding sequence ATGAAGCCCCACAAACTCGCCGTTACCATCGACCTGATGGTCGAAAACTTTCACCTGCAAGCCAACTTCCAGGCGCAAGATGAAATCATCGCTATTTTCGGTCCCTCCGGAGCCGGGAAAAGCACCATCCTGCGCGCCATCGCCGGGCTAATTACCCCGCAGCAAGGCATCATCCGTCTCGGCCAACGCACCCTCTTCGACGCGCAACAAAATATCAACCTGCCGCCGCAAAAACGCAACCTCGGTTACGTGCCACAAAATTACGCTCTATTCCCCCACCTCAGCATTGCCGAGAATATCGCCTATGGTTTGCTCCCCCATCCCCGCCACGCCCGTCATCAGCGCGCTCACGAACTTCTCGAATTGATGCAACTCGCCGACTTCGCCCACCGCCGCCCTGGCGAACTTTCTGGCGGACAGCAGCAACGCGTTGCCCTGGCGCGTGCCCTGGCCCCCAACCCGGCTATTCTGCTCATGGATGAGCCCCTGGCTGCCATCGAAGAATCTTTGCGCCAAAAACTGCGCGCCGAATTACGCACAATCCCGCAACGCTTCAATGTACCCATCTTGCTGGTCACACACAACCTCAGCGAGGCCAACAGCCTCGCCAGCCAGCTTGTTATCCTCGACCAGGGCAAAATGTGTCAGGCTGGGCCAAAAGACGAAATTATGCAACGACCCACCAGCCCCGCAACAGCGCGCATTGTTGGCATGAATAATATATTGCCTATGCGCATTTTAGATGCAAAAACCCTGCAATGGGGTGCATACAACCTCGAGGTTTTTCCTGCTCCCCAAGCAGGCCAGCGCAACGCAACCCCAGAGGTAGGCATCCGCCCCGAGGCGATCCGTTTGCTCAAAGCCGATTCCGGTCAAGAAAATACCCTGCCCGCGCGCATCCTGGATGATGAAGATTTCGGCCCTGAACACCGCCTGAGCGTGCGCGTGCCCGACCAAAAACCCGATCTCGAAATCCGTATCTCCACCCCAAAACTGGCGCGTCTTGGCCTGAACCCCGGAGACAAAGCCTATATTCAAATTGACCCGGCCAGCATTCACATTTTTCCATGA